One segment of Macrotis lagotis isolate mMagLag1 chromosome 1, bilby.v1.9.chrom.fasta, whole genome shotgun sequence DNA contains the following:
- the TREH gene encoding trehalase, with the protein MQRISGILQLVLLMGLELGLEGALPPPCNSQIYCTGELLRQVQMAKLYQDDKHFVDMPMTKTPDQVLSDFDELLKSSGGNISRDHLETFVNEHFKDPGQEMEIWIPEDWKASPKFLEKIKDSRLRAWAEDLHNLWKKLGRKIKPEVLDKPDQYSLIYAAHPFIVPGGRFIEFYYWDSYWVMQGLLLSEMSNTVKSMLQNFLDMVEVYGHIPNGGRVYYLQRSQPPLLTRMMDRYLAHTNDLNFLGENIAILELEMDFWMNERAVNISHKGENYVLNRYYVPYGGPRPESYSKDEELAELLPQDARESLWSELKAGAESGWDFSSRWFGESNYLLDIKTSHRVPVDLNAILCQAEELLASFYTKLGNLNMAQNYLQAQARRKAAMKALLWNETLGSWFDFNLENGQQNHAFYPSNLSPLWAGCFSDPDTVRKNIKYLEDNKILSYKHGIPSSLQISGQQWDFPNAWAPLQDLVVKGLAVSDSAQAREAAFQLAQNWIQTNFDIYQKNKAMYEKYDISIESGKPGGGGEYKVQEGFGWTNGVALEFLDSYGDRLTSGSGPMPLSTSGLLLALLLLGLLC; encoded by the exons ATGCAAAGAATAAGCGGGATCCTTCAACTGGTCCTCCTGATGGGACTGGAGCTGGGGCTGGAGGGGGCCTTGCCTCCACCCTGTAACAG tCAGATTTACTGCACAGGTGAGCTCCTCCGGCAGGTTCAGATGGCCAAGCTATACCAGGATGATAAGCACTTTGTCGACATGCCTATGACCAAAACTCCAG ACCAAGTTCTAAGTGACTTCGATGAGCTGCTCAAGTCCAGTGGAGGAAACATTTCAAGGGACCACCTGGAAACCTTTGTTAATGAACACTTCAAGGACCCAGGGCAGGAAATGGAGATCTGGATTCCGGAGGACTGGAAGGCCAG CcctaaattcttagagaaaatcAAAGACTCCAGACTCCGGGCATGGGCAGAAGATCTACATAATCTTTGGAAGAAGCTGGGAAGGAAG ATAAAACCTGAGGTCTTGGATAAGCCTGACCAATACTCTTTAATCTATGCAGCCCATCCCTTCATAGTGCCTGGTGGACGTTTCATTGAGTTCTACTATTG GGATTCCTACTGGGTGATGCAGGGGCTGCTCCTGTCGGAGATGTCCAACACAGTCAAGAGCATGCTGCAGAACTTCCTGGATATGGTGGAAGT CTACGGGCACATCCCCAATGGTGGCAGGGTGTACTATCTGCAACGGAGCCAGCCCCCACTCTTGACCCGAATGATGGACCGATACTTGGCACATACCAACGATTTGAACTTCCTCGG GGAGAACATTGCGATTCTGGAGCTGGAGATGGACTTCTGGATGAATGAGAGAGCTGTCAACATCAGCCACAAGGGGGAGAACTATGTCCTGAATCGCTACTATGTACCCTATGGTGGACCCAG ACCAGAATCCTACAGCAAAGATGAAGAATTAGCAGAGCTCCTACCGCAAG ATGCCCGGGAATCCCTGTGGTCAGAACTGAAGGCTGGAGCTGAGTCAGGTTGGGACTTTTCCTCCCGCTGGTTTGGGGAAAGCAACTATTTGCTTGATATCAAGACTAGTCATAGAGTGCCAGTTGATCTGAATGCCATCCTGTGCCAGGCAGAGGAGCTACTGGCCAGCTTCTATACTAAACTGG GAAATTTGAACATGGCCCAGAACTACTTACAGGCCCAGGCTCGGCGAAAGGCAGCCATGAAGGCTCTCCTGTGGAATGAGACCTTGGGCAGCTGGTTTGACTTTAACTTAGAGAATGGGCAACAAAACCATGCATTCTACCCTTCCAACCTGAGTCCACTCTGGGCAGGCTGCTTCTCTGATCCTGACACAGTCAGAAAGAATATAAAGTACCTAGAG GACAACAAAATATTGAGCTATAAGCATGGGATTCCAAGCTCCCTCCAGATAAGTGGCCAGCAGTGGGACTTTCCTAATGCTTGGGCCCCTCTTCAAGATCTGGTTGTCAAAG GTCTAGCGGTGTCTGATTCAGCCCAGGCTCGGGAGGCGGCCTTTCAGCTGGCCCAGAATTGGATCCAGACCAACTTTGACATCTATCAGAAGAACAAGGCCATGTATGAGAAG TATGACATCAGCATTGAGTCTGGGAAGCCTGGTGGTGGAGGAGAGTACAAAGTCCAG GAGGGCTTTGGTTGGACCAATGGGGTTGCCCTGGAATTCCTGGATAGCTACGGTGATCGACTAACTTCTGGTTCTGGACCCATGCCGCTCAGTACCAGTGGGCTACTCTTGGCCCTCCTGCTTCTGGGCTTGCTCTGCTGA